One segment of Ricinus communis isolate WT05 ecotype wild-type chromosome 8, ASM1957865v1, whole genome shotgun sequence DNA contains the following:
- the LOC8288000 gene encoding ricin-like, whose protein sequence is MWLLKPSHIPPLSSSAAHFPIKFQELLQSKMKPGGNTIVIWMYAVATWLCFGSTSGWSFTLEDNNIFPKQYPIINFTTAGATVQSYTNFIRAVRGRLTTGADVRHEIPVLPNRVGLPINQRFILVELSNHAELSVTLALDVTNAYVVGYRAGNSAYFFHPDNQEDAEAITHLFTDVQNRYTFAFGGNYDRLEQLAGNLRENIDLGNGPLEEAISALYYYSTGGTQLPTLARSFIICIQMISEAARFQYIEGEMRTRIRYNRRSAPDPSVITLENSWGRLSTAIQESNQGAFASPIQLQRRNGSKFSVYDVSILIPIIALMVYRCAPPPSSQFSLLIRPVVPNFNADVCMDPEPIVRIVGRNGLCVDVRDGRFHNGNAIQLWPCKSNTDANQLWTLKRDNTIRSNGKCLTTYGYSPGVYVMIYDCNTAATDATRWQIWDNGTIINPRSSLVLAATSGNSGTTLTVQTNIYAVSQGWLPTNNTQPFVTTIVGLYGLCLQANSGQVWIEDCSSEKAEQQWALYADGSIRPQQNRDNCLTSDSNIRETVVKILSCGPASSGQRWMFKNDGTILNLYSGLVLDVRASDPSLKQIILYPLHGDPNQIWLPLF, encoded by the exons ATGTGGTTACTAAAACCATCTCATATTCCTCCGCTTTCTTCCTCAGCTGCTCACTTT CCAATAAAATTCCAAGAATTGCTGCAATCAAAGATGAAACCGGGAGGAAATACTATTGTAATATGGATGTATGCAGTGGCAACATGGCTTTGTTTTGGATCCACCTCAGGGTGGTCTTTCACATTAGAGGATAACAACATATTCCCCAAACAATACCCAATTATAAACTTTACCACAGCGGGTGCCACTGTGCAAAGCTACACAAACTTTATCAGAGCTGTTCGCGGTCGTTTAACAACTGGAGCTGATGTGAGACATGAAATACCAGTGTTGCCAAACAGAGTTGGTTTGCCTATAAACCAACGGTTTATTTTAGTTGAACTCTCAAATCATGCAGAGCTTTCTGTTACATTAGCGCTGGATGTCACCAATGCATATGTGGTCGGCTACCGTGCTGGAAATAGCGCATATTTCTTTCATCCTGACAATCAGGAAGATGCAGAAGCAATCACTCATCTTTTCACTGATGTTCAAAATCGATATACATTCGCCTTTGGTGGTAATTATGATAGACTTGAACAACTTGCTGGTAATCTGAGAGAAAATATCGATTTGGGAAATGGTCCACTAGAGGAGGCTATCTCAGCGCTTTATTATTACAGTACTGGTGGCACTCAGCTTCCAACTCTGGCTCGTTCCTTTATAATTTGCATCCAAATGATTTCAGAAGCAGCAAGATTCCAATATATTGAGGGAGAAATGCGCACGAGAATTAGGTACAACCGGAGATCTGCACCAGATCCTAGCGTAATTACACTTGAGAATAGTTGGGGGAGACTTTCAACTGCAATTCAAGAGTCTAACCAAGGAGCCTTTGCTAGTCCAATTCAACTGCAAAGACGTAATGGTTCCAAATTCAGTGTGTACGATGTGAGTATATTAATCCCTATCATAGCTCTCATGGTGTATAGATGCGCACCTCCACCATCGTCACAGTTTTCTTTGCTTATAAGGCCAGTGGTACCAAATTTTAATGCTGATGTTTGTATGGATCCTGAGCCCATAGTGCGTATCGTAGGTCGAAATGGTCTATGTGTTGATGTTAGGGATGGAAGATTCCACAACGGAAACGCAATACAGTTGTGGCCATGCAAGTCTAATACAGATGCAAATCAGCTCTGGACTTTGAAAAGAGACAATACTATTCGATCTAATGGAAAGTGTTTAACTACTTACGGGTACAGTCCGGGAGTCTATGTGATGATCTATGATTGCAATACTGCTGCAACTGATGCCACCCGCTGGCAAATATGGGATAATGGAACCATCATAAATCCCAGATCTAGTCTAGTTTTAGCAGCGACATCAGGGAACAGTGGTACCACACTTACAGTGCAAACCAACATTTATGCCGTTAGTCAAGGTTGGCTTCCTACTAATAATACACAACCTTTTGTGACAACCATTGTTGGGCTATATGGTCTGTGCTTGCAAGCAAATAGTGGACAAGTATGGATAGAGGACTGTAGCAGTGAAAAGGCTGAACAACagtgggctctttatgcagaTGGTTCAATACGTCCTCAGCAAAACCGAGATAATTGCCTTACAAGTGATTCTAATATACGGGAAACAGTTGTCAAGATCCTCTCTTGTGGCCCTGCATCCTCTGGCCAACGATGGATGTTCAAGAATGATGGAaccattttaaatttgtatagTGGGTTGGTGTTAGATGTGAGGGCATCGGATCCGAGCCTTAAACAAATCATTCTTTACCCTCTCCATGGTGACCCAAACCAAATATGGTTACCATTATTTTGA